The DNA window AAAATTGGGGCTGCAGTTGTCGGTTTTGGGAAAAGAGGGGCAACCATAGGTGTTATCGCCCTGCAGGGGCGTATCTGCGATGCCGTCGTCTCTGGTGCAGGCGCCGTTGTCATCGCCCCAGATATGAATGAGGCCGAAAAAGTGGCCTATTTCGTGGGTGGTGGTGCGTCCGAGATTATAGATACGGCCTACGCTGCCGGTGGTACCGAAGGCGGTGTATAATACTACTACACCTTCCTGTTCGGAGGGATAACCCATTCCGGGAGGAGCGGCTACACCGAGGTAATTACCAGAGAGGCGTGTCACCCAGATATTGAGGTATTTCTGGGTATCCCAGGCATCGGAACCGCCGGATTTATCATATTTCACGTCGGGGCTACCGCCACTGATGTCAAAGCCGCGACCAGGCGCGGTGGTTACCCGCACAATACCGGTGGTGGGCTCGTCGCCGGGTGTACGCTGGGCCAGGCAATAGTTGATCCGCGAATTGCCGATGATAGGCTGCCATACAGGTGGTACCTGGCTGATATCCGGATTGGTAGCATTGTAGTCATTGTTGAGTACTGCTATCTGAGACATTACCTGAGCATCGGTTACCAGGTCGGGATTGTCGAGAACAATATGCACTACTACGGGGATGGTCACTTGCTGGGGAGTGGCTTCCGCCTGCACCCGCATCATGCGTCGTTGCTGTAATTGTAAAAGTTTTTTTTCATTGGCATCCATCACCTGCTGCAGGCCGGGATGTTCGAGGACCCGCTGCTGCAAAGCGACGGCTGTTCCGCATTTCCGCTGTCCGACAGAGGAGAGGCTGTAGAGTAAGGTAAACAGGATAATAAAAGTGTGGCGCAAAGATGGTTGTTATTAGAGGTTGATCAGATGGTTTTGCTGGTTTGGATTATGCTGTAAGATACGTAGCAGAACTGAAAATTTTGTTAACCGGAGACATTCAGACACAAAAAAGCCCTTCCGTATATGCGGAAGGGCTTCTTCATCACTCAGTCGTTTATATCCTTACAGGTTAGCCTGTATTTTTTTCTCGAGAACAGATCTTGGAACTGCGCCAATTTGTTTGTCTACTACCTCACCATTTTTGATGAACAGGATGGCAGGGATGCTGGTGATACCATAATCGATGGAAATCTGCGGGTTATGGTCCACGTTCACTTTACCGATGTTTACTTGACCGGCATAATCTTTAGACAAGTCTTCAATTACTGGTCCGATAGCACGGCAGGGTCCACACCATTCTGCCCAAAAGTCAACTACGGATAATTTATCGGAGTTCAGTACTTCCGTCTGAAAGTTCGAGTCAGTGAATTCTAAAGCCATAAGATATTATAATTTAAAGGTGTTTATTAATGATTGTTTTTGATTGTTTACGGTTGTGTAATGATCAAAACTTGAACCGAGTGCAAATTACTGCTTTTTTGACATCTTACTTATTGATTGTTTCGATATAGACATCGATATCCGGTTGTTTTCGCAGGAAATGCGCCAACTCGTCATTCATCTCTATATTTCTGTTGAAGGTATGCAGTTTCACCTGCAGGTTATTGTCCCGGTCGGTGAGCTGCAGGTGCAGTACGCTGCTGCCCGGGTAACGATTGATATTCTCTACCAGAAAGTCTACCGTTTCGCGTTTCAGCTGTTTGGGCGCAGTAGCCAGGAATACCTGTTTGGTATGTGTTTTTTTCACTTCCTGGAGCAGCTGTATGCTGCTTACCTTAAACTCATATTCGTTGTCGTTAAAGCGTTTGGACTTAAAGCCGCCGTTGATGAACAGGCAGAGGCCGGGTTTCAGGTAAGGTGCAAACCGGATGAAGTCTTCACTCCACAGGGCAAATTCAAATTTGCCGGTGTAGTCTTCTATGGTCATAACACCAAACTGCCGGTTGTTGCGGGAAATCCTTTCCTGCGCGTTGGTAACATATACGGCCAAACGAAAATTTCTTTCGCGGGAACGGCCGCCGGAGCTGCCAGGAGTACTGATTTCAGCCTGATACTCCACTAGTTCCTGCACCTGATTCATGTTATAATGTTTCAGCTCGAAACGGTAATCGTCCAGCGGATGGCCGGAGATATAGATACCCGTGATGTCCCGTTCGTTGTTGAGCTTCATGATCAGGGGCCATGGGTCGCAGTTGGGTATTTTAGGAGGCTCTACATCGGGCATGTCTTCGGCTCCGAAGAGGCTGCCTATATTGGAAGAGCCGGCAGAAACCTGTTGACCGAACTTCACGATTTTATCAAGTCCGCTTAATGGTTCAGTGTCCGGTTTATGGAAATACTGAGCCCGGTGGAACTCTGGGAAACAGTCGAAGGCGCCGGACATGATCAGGGCCTCGAGTGATTTTTTATTAACAGCGCGTTGGTTAACGCGTTTGATAAAGTCGAATATTGTTTTGAAAGTGCCTTCCTTTTTCCTTTCTTCCAGGAGATTTTCTACGGCAGCTTCACCCACGCCTTTGAGGCCACCAAGGCCAAAACGGATCTGCCCATTTTTGTTCACCGCGAAACCTTTCAGGGATTCGTTTACATCCGGCGGTAATACGTCGATGCCCATACGTTTACACTCTTCCATGAAGAAGGTGATTTTCTCGATGTTGCTGGCGCAGTTCAGTACAGACGCCATGTATTCAGAAGGGTAGTGGGCTTTGAGATAGGCGGTCTGGTAGGCCACAAACGCATAGCAGGTGGCGTGCGATTTGTTGAACGCATAGGAGGCGAAGGCTTCCCAGTCGGTCCATACTTTTTCGCAGACTTTCAGATCGTAGCCATGAGTGGAGCAACCTTCCATGAATTGCGCCTTCATCTTGTTCAGTACCGCGATCTGTTTTTTACCCATCGCCTTACGGAGGATGTCCGCATCTCCACGGGAGAAGTTGGCCAGTTTCTGACTGAGCAACATTACCTGTTCCTGGTATACGCAGATACCGTAGGTTTCTTTCAGGTGTTCCTCCATGTCGGGGAGGTCAAAGGTTACCGGCTCCAGTCCGTGTTTACGACGGATGAAGGACGGTATGTACTCGAGCGGGCCCGGCCGGTACAAGGCGTTCATGGCGATGAGATCGTCGAATCTGTCGGGCTTCAGCTCGCGGAGGTATTTCTGCATACCGGGCGACTCGAACTGGAACGTGGCGTTGGTTTCGCCTTTCTGGTACAGCTCGTAGGTTTTGGCATCGTCCAGCGGGATCTCGTCGATATTTATGTCCACGCCATGGTTCATACGGATCAGCTCCAGCGCACCTTTGATGATGGTCAGGGTTTTTAATCCCAGGAAGTCCATCTTGATTACGCCGGCAGATTCGATGATACTACCTTCAAACTGGGTGACCAGCAGGTCGGAGTCTTTGGCGGTGGATACGGGTATCAGGTCGTAGAGGTCTTGCGGGGCGATGATGATACCGGCGGCGTGGATACCGGTGTTCCTTACGGAACCTTCCAGTACACAGGCTTCACGGAGTACTTCACCCTGCAGATCCTGGCCTTTGATCAGCTCCCGAAGCCGCTTTACGTTTTCGATATCTTCACCGGCGAGGCCTTCCTTGTCGGAGAGACTTTTCTCTCCATCGAGGGGTGCGTTGAAGATACGGTCCAGCTGAATGCCGGGTTTGTCCGGTACCAGTTTGGCGAGGCCATTGGAGTCTACGAGGGGCAGGTCCATTACGCGGGCTACGTCCTTGATACTCATTTTGGCGGCCATGGTACCGTAGGTAATGATCTGTGCTACCTGGTTGCGGCCATATTTCTGTACTACGTAGTCAATTACTTTCTGACGGCCTTCATCATCGAAGTCCGTATCAATATCGGGCATGCTCTTACGGTCCGGGTTGAGGAAACGTTCGAACAGCAGGTTGTATTTGATGGGGTCGATATTGGTGATGCCGATACAGTATGCCACGGCAGAGCCTGCGGCAGATCCACGTCCAGGGCCGATGAATACGCCCAGGTCGCGGCCGGCTTTAATGAAGTCGGATACGATCAGGAAGTAACCGGCAAATCCCATGTTTTCGATTACCTGCAGCTCAAAGTTGATACGTTCTTCTACATCGGCTGTCATCTCGGTGTAGCGGGTACGTGCGCCCTCATAGGTGAGGTGGCGCAGGTACTGATCCTGCGTGAAAAACTCCTTTGGAATAGGGAAGTTGGGCAGCAGGATATCGCGTTTGAGATCCAGCAGCTGTACTTTGTCTACAATCTCATTGGTATTGTCTATGGCCTGTGGAAGGTCATGGAACAATGCCGACATTTCCTCCGTGGTCTTGAAATAGAACTGGTCGTTGTAGAAGGCGAAGCGTGTGTTTTTGGAAGCTACCTCATCATCAGAGAACTCCTTATTGGTAGGAGTGCTTTTCTTCTCACCGGTGTTGATACAGAGCAGGATGTCGTGTGCGTTGGCATCTGCCTGGTCTACATAGTGGGAGTCGTTGGATGCGATGATCTTCACATTATATTTCTGTGCATACTTCAGCAGTACATGGTTTACCTGGTCCTGCTCGGGAATGCCGTGCCGCTGCATTTCCACGTAGAAGTCATCGCCGAAAATGTCGAGCCACCATTTGAATTCCTTTTCGCCTTCTTCTTCTCCCTTACGCAGTATGGTTTTGGGAACGGAAGCACCCAGACAGCAGGTGGTGGCGATCAGGCCCTTATGGTATTGTAATATCAGTTCTTTATCGATACGCGGGTATTTACCGTAAAGTCCTTCCATATATCCGAGTGAACAAAGTTTGATGAGGTTGCGGTAACCTTCATCATCTTTGGCCAGCAATACCTGGTGATAGCGGATATCTTTTTCTTCGCGTGTAAAGGCACGTTTATGGCGGTTTTCCACCAGATAAAACTCACAACCAACGATGGGTTTTACTTTCAGTCTTTTATCTTTCGGATCACCAGGATTCAGTTTATTGTTGTACGCTTCTGCCACAAACTGGAAAGCACCAAACATGTTTCCATGGTCTGTGATTGCCAGTGCTGGCTGATTTGAAGCCATGGCTTTCTTGTACAGCGACTTGATGTCGGCTGCACCATCCAGTAATGAAAACTGCGTATGTACGTGTAAGTGGGAAAAGATCATCTCAATGCGGTTTCGTCAGGCGCCAAAAGTACGATGAAATATGCAATTATGAATGGAGAATTGTAATTGAGACAATTGATCTTCAATAAAAAACCATAATTCTCCATTCATAATTTGTAATTAACTAATAGTTTGTATTTTAGCGAAAATTTTTAACCAGGCGTATGATTAGAATTAAGGGACATCTATGGATGAAATTATCGGTTTGTGCAATGGCGTTAGGTTCCTGTTCTACTATCAAAAAGACTACTGCCAGTCGAAATAATACGCCCACGGTATCTGAAGGCAGACGCATCACCTTTATTGACGGCATTGCCACACCTGGTCGTCATACATCATCTTCCTACAACAATAGCAGCAGCAGGGATATCAGTATCAGCAAACATATTACCTACGGCAGTGCCAATCTGGAAAACGCACAGGGCTGGCAGTTCAAATATGCCCAGCTGCTGGACGTTCCGGTAGAAAATGTGCTGAACCACAGCCTGTATAAATTTATTGAAGATTGGATGGGCACTCCTTATCGCATGGGTGGTAAAACCCACAATGGTATTGATTGTTCAGGCTTCGTAAATATGCTGGTGAACACGGTGTTTCAGTTTTCTCTTACCGGCAACTCCGTAGAATTATATAACAAAGTGAGGCAGCGCCTCAGTTCCCGCGACCTGCACGAAGGTGATCTGGTATTCTTTAAAATACATCACCGTCGTATCTCCCACGTAGGCATCTACCTGGAAAATGACAAATTTGTACACGCCTCCACCAGCTCAGGCGTGATGATCAGCGATCTGAAAGAACCATACTGGAAAAAGTATTTCGCTGGCGGCGGCAGGCTTTGATTACAAGCCTATCTTCTTTCTGGCCATCTCCCATACATTATTTACATCTTCGGAAAGCCGTGTCACTATTACGGTGGTGCCAAACAATGCGAGGAACAGCACTGATCTTACGATGGTGTCGAAATACATGTTGAATACAAACGGCAGCTGTTTGACCAACAGCACACCACCAATGCCCAACAGCAGTGCCCACAGTGTTTTCAGGCTCAGGGGCTGCATGCCAAAGCGTATCCATATAAACAGGTAACGGATCAGATTAAAAAGGGCTACCGTGATGAAGTCTGCGTAAGCAGCTCCTACAGTGCCAAATCTTTTTATCATAAAATAGTTGAGAATAATGGATATGAACACCAGGGTGATATTGCTGACGAAGTCAAAACGCCAGTAGTTGGACGTTTGGATGATCTGGTTGTTGATACCGGTTATCAGGTCAACCATTTTGGCAAGGCCCAGCACTACAACGATCTGCGCAATATCCGCCCAGTCCGGACCTAGATACAGCACCAGGTTATGTCTTGACAGGAAGATGGCGCCGAAAATACCAACCCCGGCAATAGACAGTGTGATGGAGCTCTTGGCATATAGTTCCCGGATTTTGGCCATGTCCTTGTTTTTCCAGGCGGCGGCCAGAATAGGGGTGGTGATGGAATACATGCTGCGTTGTGGTACTTCCATGAAGCTGATCACAAAAGTAGCATATGAAAACAGCCCCGCATGGTTCAATCCCTGAACACTACTGATGATCAGCAGGTCATTGGTTTTACGCAACAAGGTAAATACGCTGGAAGAAAATACATAACTGCTGAAGGTAAACATACGTTTGCCCAGCCTTCTGGTCACATTGCTGACACCCTGTACACCGATTTTCAGCTGGCCCGTACGCCAGAGTATGACCAATAGTGCGATGGCACTGAAGGCATAAGGCACACTGAAGAAATTAATATACTGGGTAAAACTGATATGAGTAAAGGCAAACACCAGCAGGATAATAGTGGAAGCGATGCGGATACCACCTTCTTTCAGGAAATTGGACGCTATCGTTTTATGCAGCCCCCAGGCAAACCCTTCCAGCATATTAAAAATCAGAATAAAAAAGGTAAGCGGGTAGATCGCATAAAAGTATTGAATAAACAATGCTGAATTGGTGCTGAACTTGCGGACGATCAGGTCTTTAAAGACAAAGGAAAACACCACAAACAGCACATATCCTATCAGAGACACGATCAGCGTGAGTTTGGGCAGGTCGTTCTTTTCCGGTTTCAGGTAGTCATGATAAAAAGGGTAGAATTTATTGATCACCGGCACTGCGCCCAAAGAGGCTACGGTGGCCAGCAGGGTACAAACATCTATCAGTACGCGGGTTAATCCGATTTGCTCCTGGGAGAAGATCTTCGGCATTAATAACATCAGGTTCATGGCACCGAAGGCAAACCCTATGTAGATGGATATTGATGAATAAAAACTCTGTTTTCGGATGATCCCCATTGACTATTTTATGATGCACAAATATATAAAGAATCTTTCAGGGGCAGGCTCTGGTATTAGGAATTGTATATTAGAGCACAACAAGTAATAAGTTTTTTTCATGGTTTTTGCAGTTCTGCTATTTATGAATTTATTTTGCAAGACATTCATTAACATATGCTGATAGACTTCCTGATCCGTAATTATATCGTTTTTGCAAACCGCAGGCTACAGGCGGAACCTTATCCGCTCACCTTCTGGTGGCAGAAACGGGAGCGGCTGAAACGGTATTCCGGTAAACAGAATATTCTGACGCCCTCTTACCGGTCGTTGAAAACGCCGGGGGAGACTATTCCGGTGCCGGAATTAAAAGGGCTGTACGATGGTGTTACACTGGGCTTCTGGACTTTGGACGCAGCTTCCATGGCGCTGCTGTGGGAACGGCTGGTAAAAGAAAAGCCCCGGGTAATTGCTGAATGTGGCTGCGGCGTGAGTACCATTATGTTTGCCAAATATTTCTCCCTGCATCGTCCGGATGGTGTTTTATTGTCTTTTGAGCAGGATGAGAAAGAAAAACAACGGCTGGATAACCGATTAAAAGAGCTGGGACTCGAAAAAGGGGTTCATATATATTACGTACCTGTGAGTGATCCGGACAAAGGTTATGACTTCCACCTGAAAGGCGGACCTTCAGCTTTGCCCGGTGTAGAACCGTTTGACTGGCTGGTGGTAGATGGTCCCAATGGGTCTGACAACAGCCGTTATACCACAGTACCAGCTTTACAGGAGCTTGCCAAACCCGGCGCAGTATTTTTCCTCGATGATTCATTCCGTGACGGAGAGTTCCGGATTCTGGAAAACTGGAGTAAATTGCCCGGTGTAACCGTAGAAGGTATTTACCCAATAGGTAAAGGACTGGCTACCGGTAAATTTAAATAAGCAGCATGTCAACATTAGCACCGATCATATTTTTTGCCTATAAGCGACCTGACCATGCCCGTAAGGTGCTGGAAAGCCTGGCACAGAACCCGGAGGCAGCACAGAGTGAACTGTATGTTTTTGCCGACGGGCCCAAAGCAAACGCCAGCGAGGACGCATTATTACAGATCGCCGCCACCCGGGAAGTGATCCGCAGCCGCAACTGGTGTGGTAAAGTGCATATTGCTGAAAGGGTCCAGAACTATGGACTGGCCCAGTCTGTGATTACCGGAGTGACGGAAGTGATCGCCAAACATGGTAAGGCGATCGTGGTGGAAGATGACCTGGTACTGTCACCCTATTTTCTCCAATACATGAACCAGGCACTGGACATGTATGAAGATGAGCCACAGGTGGCATCTATACATGGATATGTATACCCCTTGCTGGAAACCGTGCCGGAGACATTTTTTATCCGGGGTGCAGATTGCTGGGGCTGGGGTACCTGGGCCCGTGCTTGGAAACAGTTTGAGCCCGACGGGCAAAAACTGTACGACGCCCTGCGCCTGAAAGGAGAGGGCAGCACCTTTGATTTTAACAATACGTACAATTACATGAAAATGCTGCGTAAGCAGATCGACGGACAGAACGATTCATGGGCTATCCGCTGGTACGCTTCCGCATTTCTGAAAAATATGTTAACGTTGTACCCGTCACGCTCACTGGTGCAGAATATTGGTACGGATGATACCGGCACGCATATGAACCAGGCAGACACGCCCAGCTTTGAAGTGGCATTGTCGCCTACGCCCATCATGCTGCAGAAACTACCGATAACAGCCAGTGTGCAGGGAACAGCTGCATTTGAGACATATTTCAGATCTATAAAGCCTGGTATATTTCAACGGATTAAGAAGCTCATGAAACGGAAGTAAGAAACAACAGCGGTTTGATATTGTAGTATTCCCTCAAAATACCGTGATCATGCGTAATGATAACCGGAATTACGACTACAGTCAGCTCCCTTCTGAAAAAAGAGGGGAATATGAAAAAGTGACCGACTTACTGAGTCCTGGCAATACCGTGCTGGACCTGGCCTGCGGCAATGGGCGATTGATGGAGATGATGATTGAAGAAAAACAGTGTGATTGTAAGGGGATTGAGATTTCCCCCTCCGGAGTGGAAATATGCCAGCAGAAAGGATTACAGGTAATCAGAGGTCGGGTTGATGAAACGTTGCCTTATGCCGACAACGAGTTCGATGTGGCGGTATGCAATGTGACTATACAAATGGTAATGTATCCGGAAACGCTGTTATCGGAAATGAAGCGGGTAGCCCGCCGTCAGATCATCTCATTTCCTAACTTTGCGTATTTCCTGAACCGTATAGACATGATGATTAACGGGCGTATGCCTAAAAAGATGTTGTTTGGCTACCATTGGTACAATACAGGGCATATACACCAGCTTTCTCTGCGTGACTTTGAAGAGTTGCTGGAAAATGTGGGTGGCCTGCACATCGCAAGGAAAAGGTATGTGCCTATTGGCTTTAAAATAATTGATAGTTTGGGCAATGTGTTTCCCGGATGGTTCCGTAAAACCATTATCATCGAAACGGTGAAAGATTGAGCCGGTTTATTGGGTCTTTATTGATATTATGAAGGAAAGAGATACAACATTATATTATTGTACACTGTTCGACAGTAATTATTTATCCCGCGGGCTGGCTATGTATACTTCGCTGGCGGCTGTTTGTGCTGATTTTCATCTGTATGTTTTTGCGTTTGATGATAAATGTCTGAACGTATTGCGGAAGATGGCCCTGCCTCATCTTACTGTGATCTCCCTGGCAGAATTTGAAGACCCGGAACTGCTGAAAGTGAAGCCTACCCGCAATAGGGCCGAATACTGCTGGACCTGTAGCTCTTCCACCATCCTTTATTGTATTCAACAATTCGAGTTGCCGCATTGTACTTATATTGATGCGGACCTGTATTTTTATAATAACCCACAGGTGCTGATGGATGAAATGGGCAACCATTCCGTGATGATCACAGAACACCGTTACACTCCCCGGTATGATAAAAGTAAACTGAGCGGTAAGTATTGTGTTCAGTATATAACCTTCCGTAACAACCGCTGGGGCATGGAAGCCTTGCAGTGGTGGCGTAATGCCTGCCTCGACTGGTGTTATGACCGTCATGAAGATGGTAAGTTCGGTGATCAGAAATACCTCGACGACTGGCCACAACGTTTTAGTAATGTATGGGTGCTGGAAAATCTTGGCGGCGGACTCGCCCTCTGGAACATCCAGCAGTACGATGTGTTTAAAATGAATGACAAGCTCCGTTGCCGTGAAATAACTACTGGTAAAGAGTTTGATCCGATATTTTATCACTTCCATTACCTGAAGTACTTTACAGACAATACCATAGAACTGGGCAGACGTACCATCACACCTGCTATAAAGGAACTGTTGTATAAGCCTTATATTCAGGAACTGGAAAAAAGCAGACAGCAGATACAGGCCGTAGATCCTTCTTTTGACCCACATGGCGCCCGTCCGCGTCCTTCCGGTCTGAAAGCTATACTGGTCACCATCCTGCGCAAATTGAAAAACGTATATCATATTTACCCCCTGAAGGAATCCGGGATTTAAACATACAGCATGGCACATATCATTAACCTGACAACACACAGTGATAAAAGGGGAAACCTTACCGTCATAGAAAAACAGATCCCTTTCGATATCAAACGGATCTTTTATATCTATGGCGTAGATGATTCCGTGAGAGGCGGACACCGTCATCATAAAACCATACAGGCCGCTATCTGCGTGCATGGAAGTTGTATCGTGTCCAACAACAATGGAAAAGGGGAACAGACCGATTTTGTGATGGACCATCCCAACAAATGCCTGATCCTGGAACCGGAAGACTGGCATACCATGCATCATTTCACTCCCGACGCCGTATTGCTGGTAATGGCTTCTACTCCATTTGAAGCAGCAGATTATATTTACGAACCTTATGACAACTGAGGCTATGATAGAATATGAGAACCTCGGCTTACTCAACAAGCCATTTTTTGAAGAATTCAGGACTGCTTTTAATGAAACACTGGAAAGCGGTTGGTATATACTGGGCAATAAAGTAAAGGAGTTTGAAACAGCCTATGCGCAGTATCATGGTATGAAACACTGCCTGGGACTGGCCAATGGTCTGGACGCTCTGACACTGAGTCTGCGTGCCTTCAACTTCGCGCCCGGCGACGAAGTGATTGTGCCCTCCAATACCTACATCGCCACCATCCTGTCTATCGCACAGTGCGGGCTGAAACCAGTACTGGTAGAACCTGATATTCATACTTACAATATTGACCCGGAAAAAATTCCGGCAGCGATTACTCCCCGTACCAGAGCCATCATGGTGGTACACCTGTACGGAAAAAGCTGCGAGATGGACAAAATAGTGGCCATCAAGGAAAAACATAACCTGGTACTGATAGAAGACTGTGCACAATCACATGCCGCAACTTTTAAAGGCCAGCTGACCGGTACCTTCGGAGA is part of the Chitinophaga flava genome and encodes:
- the trxA gene encoding thioredoxin, producing the protein MALEFTDSNFQTEVLNSDKLSVVDFWAEWCGPCRAIGPVIEDLSKDYAGQVNIGKVNVDHNPQISIDYGITSIPAILFIKNGEVVDKQIGAVPRSVLEKKIQANL
- the dnaE gene encoding DNA polymerase III subunit alpha, with the translated sequence MIFSHLHVHTQFSLLDGAADIKSLYKKAMASNQPALAITDHGNMFGAFQFVAEAYNNKLNPGDPKDKRLKVKPIVGCEFYLVENRHKRAFTREEKDIRYHQVLLAKDDEGYRNLIKLCSLGYMEGLYGKYPRIDKELILQYHKGLIATTCCLGASVPKTILRKGEEEGEKEFKWWLDIFGDDFYVEMQRHGIPEQDQVNHVLLKYAQKYNVKIIASNDSHYVDQADANAHDILLCINTGEKKSTPTNKEFSDDEVASKNTRFAFYNDQFYFKTTEEMSALFHDLPQAIDNTNEIVDKVQLLDLKRDILLPNFPIPKEFFTQDQYLRHLTYEGARTRYTEMTADVEERINFELQVIENMGFAGYFLIVSDFIKAGRDLGVFIGPGRGSAAGSAVAYCIGITNIDPIKYNLLFERFLNPDRKSMPDIDTDFDDEGRQKVIDYVVQKYGRNQVAQIITYGTMAAKMSIKDVARVMDLPLVDSNGLAKLVPDKPGIQLDRIFNAPLDGEKSLSDKEGLAGEDIENVKRLRELIKGQDLQGEVLREACVLEGSVRNTGIHAAGIIIAPQDLYDLIPVSTAKDSDLLVTQFEGSIIESAGVIKMDFLGLKTLTIIKGALELIRMNHGVDINIDEIPLDDAKTYELYQKGETNATFQFESPGMQKYLRELKPDRFDDLIAMNALYRPGPLEYIPSFIRRKHGLEPVTFDLPDMEEHLKETYGICVYQEQVMLLSQKLANFSRGDADILRKAMGKKQIAVLNKMKAQFMEGCSTHGYDLKVCEKVWTDWEAFASYAFNKSHATCYAFVAYQTAYLKAHYPSEYMASVLNCASNIEKITFFMEECKRMGIDVLPPDVNESLKGFAVNKNGQIRFGLGGLKGVGEAAVENLLEERKKEGTFKTIFDFIKRVNQRAVNKKSLEALIMSGAFDCFPEFHRAQYFHKPDTEPLSGLDKIVKFGQQVSAGSSNIGSLFGAEDMPDVEPPKIPNCDPWPLIMKLNNERDITGIYISGHPLDDYRFELKHYNMNQVQELVEYQAEISTPGSSGGRSRERNFRLAVYVTNAQERISRNNRQFGVMTIEDYTGKFEFALWSEDFIRFAPYLKPGLCLFINGGFKSKRFNDNEYEFKVSSIQLLQEVKKTHTKQVFLATAPKQLKRETVDFLVENINRYPGSSVLHLQLTDRDNNLQVKLHTFNRNIEMNDELAHFLRKQPDIDVYIETINK
- a CDS encoding C40 family peptidase; the protein is MIRIKGHLWMKLSVCAMALGSCSTIKKTTASRNNTPTVSEGRRITFIDGIATPGRHTSSSYNNSSSRDISISKHITYGSANLENAQGWQFKYAQLLDVPVENVLNHSLYKFIEDWMGTPYRMGGKTHNGIDCSGFVNMLVNTVFQFSLTGNSVELYNKVRQRLSSRDLHEGDLVFFKIHHRRISHVGIYLENDKFVHASTSSGVMISDLKEPYWKKYFAGGGRL
- a CDS encoding lipopolysaccharide biosynthesis protein translates to MGIIRKQSFYSSISIYIGFAFGAMNLMLLMPKIFSQEQIGLTRVLIDVCTLLATVASLGAVPVINKFYPFYHDYLKPEKNDLPKLTLIVSLIGYVLFVVFSFVFKDLIVRKFSTNSALFIQYFYAIYPLTFFILIFNMLEGFAWGLHKTIASNFLKEGGIRIASTIILLVFAFTHISFTQYINFFSVPYAFSAIALLVILWRTGQLKIGVQGVSNVTRRLGKRMFTFSSYVFSSSVFTLLRKTNDLLIISSVQGLNHAGLFSYATFVISFMEVPQRSMYSITTPILAAAWKNKDMAKIRELYAKSSITLSIAGVGIFGAIFLSRHNLVLYLGPDWADIAQIVVVLGLAKMVDLITGINNQIIQTSNYWRFDFVSNITLVFISIILNYFMIKRFGTVGAAYADFITVALFNLIRYLFIWIRFGMQPLSLKTLWALLLGIGGVLLVKQLPFVFNMYFDTIVRSVLFLALFGTTVIVTRLSEDVNNVWEMARKKIGL
- a CDS encoding class I SAM-dependent methyltransferase, with the protein product MLIDFLIRNYIVFANRRLQAEPYPLTFWWQKRERLKRYSGKQNILTPSYRSLKTPGETIPVPELKGLYDGVTLGFWTLDAASMALLWERLVKEKPRVIAECGCGVSTIMFAKYFSLHRPDGVLLSFEQDEKEKQRLDNRLKELGLEKGVHIYYVPVSDPDKGYDFHLKGGPSALPGVEPFDWLVVDGPNGSDNSRYTTVPALQELAKPGAVFFLDDSFRDGEFRILENWSKLPGVTVEGIYPIGKGLATGKFK
- a CDS encoding glycosyltransferase family protein, producing MSTLAPIIFFAYKRPDHARKVLESLAQNPEAAQSELYVFADGPKANASEDALLQIAATREVIRSRNWCGKVHIAERVQNYGLAQSVITGVTEVIAKHGKAIVVEDDLVLSPYFLQYMNQALDMYEDEPQVASIHGYVYPLLETVPETFFIRGADCWGWGTWARAWKQFEPDGQKLYDALRLKGEGSTFDFNNTYNYMKMLRKQIDGQNDSWAIRWYASAFLKNMLTLYPSRSLVQNIGTDDTGTHMNQADTPSFEVALSPTPIMLQKLPITASVQGTAAFETYFRSIKPGIFQRIKKLMKRK
- a CDS encoding methionine biosynthesis protein MetW, giving the protein MRNDNRNYDYSQLPSEKRGEYEKVTDLLSPGNTVLDLACGNGRLMEMMIEEKQCDCKGIEISPSGVEICQQKGLQVIRGRVDETLPYADNEFDVAVCNVTIQMVMYPETLLSEMKRVARRQIISFPNFAYFLNRIDMMINGRMPKKMLFGYHWYNTGHIHQLSLRDFEELLENVGGLHIARKRYVPIGFKIIDSLGNVFPGWFRKTIIIETVKD
- a CDS encoding glycosyl transferase; protein product: MKERDTTLYYCTLFDSNYLSRGLAMYTSLAAVCADFHLYVFAFDDKCLNVLRKMALPHLTVISLAEFEDPELLKVKPTRNRAEYCWTCSSSTILYCIQQFELPHCTYIDADLYFYNNPQVLMDEMGNHSVMITEHRYTPRYDKSKLSGKYCVQYITFRNNRWGMEALQWWRNACLDWCYDRHEDGKFGDQKYLDDWPQRFSNVWVLENLGGGLALWNIQQYDVFKMNDKLRCREITTGKEFDPIFYHFHYLKYFTDNTIELGRRTITPAIKELLYKPYIQELEKSRQQIQAVDPSFDPHGARPRPSGLKAILVTILRKLKNVYHIYPLKESGI
- a CDS encoding sugar 3,4-ketoisomerase, which translates into the protein MAHIINLTTHSDKRGNLTVIEKQIPFDIKRIFYIYGVDDSVRGGHRHHKTIQAAICVHGSCIVSNNNGKGEQTDFVMDHPNKCLILEPEDWHTMHHFTPDAVLLVMASTPFEAADYIYEPYDN